The following proteins are co-located in the Pseudomonas sp. DY-1 genome:
- a CDS encoding DMT family transporter, with amino-acid sequence MRPLLSPGLNAHASMLLWALLVALSFFAAAQLNPALDALPLTALRLLLSGSLFLPLLLFRRPGLPGGRALLAHVVLGGLLALYFGSLFEALKHTKALDTALLYVSVPLLTLGGERLLLGKPVLQRLWPTLIAALGALALLGLDNAHFDTYAYTVYGIGCLAMALYAPLSQRLKPWLGAERGAASLACGNLLAGGLLLVLVSTLGQRWDGLQGIALRDIGWLFYLALTATLATFWLLHRAIHWLPPATVIAYSYLSGLFALLLQSVWLHKVPAPLAWAGAVLIVLGMLWLARLSPARTATA; translated from the coding sequence ATGCGCCCGCTGCTTTCCCCCGGCCTCAATGCCCATGCCTCGATGCTGCTCTGGGCATTGCTGGTAGCGCTATCGTTCTTCGCCGCTGCCCAGCTGAACCCGGCGCTCGACGCCCTGCCACTCACCGCATTGCGCCTGCTGCTTTCAGGAAGCCTGTTCTTGCCCTTGCTTCTGTTTCGCCGCCCCGGTCTTCCTGGCGGACGCGCACTGTTGGCGCATGTGGTGCTGGGTGGGTTGTTGGCACTCTATTTCGGCAGCCTGTTCGAAGCGCTGAAACACACCAAGGCACTGGACACCGCGCTGCTTTACGTCAGCGTGCCGCTGCTGACGCTCGGCGGTGAACGCCTGCTGCTGGGCAAACCGGTGCTGCAACGGCTTTGGCCGACCCTCATCGCCGCGCTCGGCGCCCTGGCCCTGCTCGGCCTCGACAATGCCCATTTCGATACCTATGCCTATACGGTCTACGGTATCGGCTGTCTCGCCATGGCGCTCTATGCCCCACTCAGCCAGCGTCTGAAACCCTGGCTCGGTGCCGAACGCGGCGCCGCTTCCCTGGCCTGCGGCAACCTGCTGGCAGGTGGCTTGCTGCTCGTCCTGGTCAGCACCCTCGGCCAGCGCTGGGACGGCCTGCAAGGCATCGCCCTGCGCGACATCGGTTGGCTGTTCTACCTGGCCCTGACCGCTACCCTCGCGACCTTCTGGCTCCTGCACAGGGCCATCCATTGGCTGCCACCGGCAACAGTGATCGCCTACAGCTACCTGAGCGGCCTGTTCGCCCTGCTGCTGCAGAGCGTCTGGCTGCACAAGGTACCCGCGCCGCTGGCCTGGGCCGGTGCCGTGCTGATTGTCCTCGGCATGCTCTGGCTGGCTCGCCTGAGCCCGGCGCGCACGGCCACCGCCTGA
- a CDS encoding LysR family transcriptional regulator produces the protein MLLANGLRKIDFQDLLVFLEIYERQHLGEVAEVLNLSASSVSYSLRKLRGTLDDELFIATRSGMRPTRKALAMRPHARAMIDLMNACFSESRAFDPSQAPRTFRLCAPEYFELLILPPLLRRLSDAGYPVSLEVQRLGREIPAEALVQGELDLALGFGPNQHRAHPGIVSLALLKDELLCVRAAEKEPVADLDAFCARRQVFPTPWDSDRNMIDGWLQQQGRSRQFAARTNNYLAALQLIPASELLLVLPARVYELLGNPRTAASPLPDLPSFSLELLWAQPFDQDPANIWLREQILSVCAEQSLL, from the coding sequence ATGCTGCTCGCGAACGGACTACGCAAGATCGATTTCCAGGACCTCTTGGTGTTTCTCGAAATCTACGAGCGGCAGCACCTGGGGGAAGTCGCGGAGGTACTGAACCTCAGTGCCTCCAGCGTCAGCTACAGCCTGAGAAAACTCCGCGGTACCCTCGACGATGAGCTCTTCATCGCCACTCGCAGCGGCATGCGACCCACCCGCAAGGCCCTGGCCATGCGCCCCCACGCCCGCGCCATGATCGATCTGATGAACGCCTGCTTCAGCGAGTCCCGCGCCTTCGACCCCAGCCAGGCACCGCGTACGTTCCGCCTCTGCGCGCCGGAGTACTTCGAGCTGCTGATCCTGCCGCCTTTGCTGCGCCGACTGAGCGATGCGGGCTACCCGGTGAGCCTGGAGGTGCAACGCCTGGGCCGGGAAATTCCCGCCGAGGCCCTGGTGCAGGGTGAGCTCGACCTGGCCCTGGGCTTCGGCCCGAATCAGCACCGCGCCCACCCCGGAATAGTGAGCCTGGCGCTGCTCAAGGATGAGCTGCTCTGCGTACGTGCCGCCGAAAAGGAGCCCGTGGCGGACCTGGATGCATTCTGCGCACGACGCCAGGTGTTCCCCACACCCTGGGACTCGGATCGCAACATGATCGATGGCTGGCTGCAGCAGCAAGGCCGCTCCCGGCAGTTCGCCGCCCGCACCAACAATTACCTGGCCGCCCTGCAACTGATCCCGGCCAGCGAGTTGCTGCTGGTGCTGCCGGCGCGGGTGTATGAGCTATTGGGTAACCCCCGTACCGCCGCAAGTCCATTGCCCGACCTGCCAAGCTTTTCCCTGGAGCTGCTCTGGGCTCAGCCCTTCGACCAGGACCCGGCAAACATCTGGCTGCGCGAGCAGATTCTGAGCGTCTGCGCCGAGCAGTCACTTCTCTAG
- a CDS encoding TetR/AcrR family transcriptional regulator: MRYSATHKEETRQKLLESSGAIAKLGGFSTTGVDGLMKAIGLTGGAFYSHFPSKNDLFTAIVQRELSQSLIGHVARGEGFCRDKLERCLDRYLSMAHLQNPDTGCAIPALGAEIARADLPVREEAEHWMLQLQRAWAEILEDGELAWAMISQCVGALVVARMLAREETQAEVLNASRGFLGRVVDDLLEK; this comes from the coding sequence GTGCGTTATTCAGCCACCCACAAGGAAGAAACCCGGCAAAAACTGCTGGAAAGCAGTGGTGCCATTGCCAAGCTCGGCGGCTTTTCCACCACCGGCGTCGACGGCTTGATGAAAGCCATCGGCTTGACCGGAGGCGCCTTCTACAGCCACTTCCCGTCGAAGAACGACCTCTTCACTGCCATCGTCCAGCGCGAACTTTCACAGAGCCTGATCGGCCACGTCGCCCGTGGCGAAGGCTTCTGCCGTGACAAGCTGGAGCGCTGCCTCGACCGCTATCTGAGCATGGCCCATCTGCAGAACCCCGACACCGGCTGCGCCATCCCGGCGCTGGGGGCTGAAATCGCCCGCGCCGACCTTCCCGTTCGTGAGGAGGCCGAGCACTGGATGCTGCAGTTGCAGCGTGCCTGGGCGGAAATCCTTGAAGACGGCGAGCTGGCCTGGGCGATGATTTCCCAGTGCGTCGGTGCATTGGTGGTGGCGCGCATGCTCGCCCGCGAAGAGACCCAGGCCGAGGTGCTGAACGCGAGTCGCGGTTTTCTCGGCCGGGTGGTGGATGACCTGCTAGAGAAGTGA
- a CDS encoding SDR family oxidoreductase, producing MASDTENKKVVLVIGAGDATGGAIARRFAREGYVACVTRRSADKLQPLVDAIRAEGGEAHGFASDARKEEEVAELVETIERDIGPIEAFVFNIGANVPCSILEETARKYFKIWEMACFSGFLTSQAVARRMVTRERGTILFTGATAGLRGAAGFAAFAGAKHGIRALAQSMARELGPRNIHVAHVVVDGAIDTEFIRDSFPERYALKDQDGILDPDHIAENYWYLHSQPRDAWTFELDLRPWMERW from the coding sequence ATGGCTAGCGATACCGAGAACAAGAAAGTGGTACTGGTAATTGGTGCCGGTGACGCCACCGGCGGCGCCATCGCCCGGCGCTTCGCCCGCGAAGGGTATGTCGCCTGCGTGACCCGGCGAAGCGCCGACAAACTGCAGCCCCTGGTGGATGCCATTCGTGCCGAAGGTGGCGAAGCTCACGGCTTCGCCTCCGATGCACGCAAGGAAGAAGAGGTCGCCGAGTTGGTTGAAACCATCGAACGCGACATCGGCCCGATCGAAGCTTTCGTCTTCAACATCGGCGCCAACGTGCCCTGCAGCATCCTTGAGGAAACGGCGCGCAAGTACTTCAAGATCTGGGAGATGGCCTGCTTCTCGGGCTTCCTCACCAGCCAGGCGGTCGCCCGTCGCATGGTCACGCGCGAGCGCGGCACCATCCTCTTCACCGGCGCCACCGCCGGACTGCGCGGTGCCGCCGGGTTCGCCGCCTTCGCCGGGGCCAAGCACGGCATTCGCGCCCTGGCCCAGAGCATGGCGCGCGAGCTTGGCCCGCGAAATATCCACGTCGCCCACGTTGTGGTGGACGGTGCCATCGACACCGAATTCATCCGCGACAGCTTCCCCGAGCGCTACGCACTGAAGGACCAGGACGGCATCCTCGATCCCGACCACATCGCTGAGAACTACTGGTACCTGCACAGCCAGCCGCGCGATGCGTGGACGTTCGAACTGGATCTGCGGCCCTGGATGGAACGCTGGTGA
- a CDS encoding 2-hydroxychromene-2-carboxylate isomerase: protein MTKTVEFFFDLGSPASYLAWTQLPGICARTGATLHYRPMLLGGVFQATGNASPAAVPAKARHTMIDMQRFARRYDVPMHFNPFFPINTLTLMRAAIGVQMRQPERFGAYLDAMFRALWQDKRNLGDPVVLAAVLQEAGFDPQAMLALVGEQEVKDALKAVTEEAVKRGVFGAPTCFVGEEMFFGQDRLDFVEEALA from the coding sequence ATGACCAAAACCGTCGAATTCTTCTTCGACCTCGGCAGCCCGGCCAGCTACCTGGCCTGGACCCAGCTGCCGGGGATCTGCGCCAGGACCGGCGCCACGCTGCACTATCGCCCAATGCTGCTGGGCGGTGTGTTCCAGGCCACCGGCAATGCCTCGCCTGCCGCCGTTCCGGCCAAGGCGCGGCACACCATGATCGATATGCAGCGCTTCGCCCGACGCTATGACGTGCCGATGCACTTCAACCCCTTCTTCCCCATCAACACGCTGACGCTGATGCGCGCCGCCATCGGCGTGCAGATGCGTCAGCCAGAACGCTTTGGAGCCTATCTAGATGCCATGTTCCGCGCGCTCTGGCAGGACAAGCGCAATCTCGGCGACCCCGTCGTGCTGGCCGCCGTCCTGCAGGAGGCCGGCTTCGATCCCCAGGCGATGCTGGCCCTGGTGGGTGAACAGGAGGTGAAGGACGCGCTTAAGGCAGTTACCGAAGAAGCAGTGAAACGCGGAGTATTCGGCGCACCCACCTGTTTTGTCGGTGAAGAGATGTTCTTCGGTCAGGATCGGCTGGATTTCGTCGAGGAAGCACTGGCCTGA
- a CDS encoding HDOD domain-containing protein, giving the protein MADMERAPKVLIADPDRWSAELLVELVRKARCDAHLEVLPDSQSVLEHCRTGWPDLLIVDYGLPGIGGLELLREVRRQRRHPPVPFFLITERVDAASVRAALPLAPTAYLAKPFNAEDLLQRLRNLLLEPGEELACPVPSVPNMQSLEEYLGKARETSSGAPLLKVVHEALDHAMQSHKRDLAELQPLFLQDPQLTGQLIAAANSAGQHLGNSCQTLDQAVARLGSQHSLNLAQGLALQRSVDLTDPLLLPHGERIWQQCQRTAELARWLAQCLEGDGERCYTAGLLHLLGDLAVLRSIQSWRDLGGEELTAEQVEEALRTHGAPYGSALRTRWRLPLELRQLIAAAYQLGGGVYSKDALILHIAKLAAELPEGEDAAQLAKHKAARMLGLDATLLASLPKLGMSTQASASSTKSSRS; this is encoded by the coding sequence ATGGCAGATATGGAGCGGGCACCCAAGGTGCTGATTGCCGACCCTGACCGCTGGAGTGCCGAGCTGCTTGTCGAGCTGGTGCGCAAGGCGCGATGCGACGCACATCTCGAGGTGCTGCCGGACAGCCAGAGCGTGCTCGAGCATTGCCGCACAGGTTGGCCGGACTTGCTGATTGTCGACTACGGGCTGCCGGGCATCGGTGGCCTTGAGCTGCTGCGCGAAGTCCGGCGGCAGCGACGCCATCCGCCAGTCCCCTTTTTCCTGATCACCGAGCGCGTGGACGCCGCCAGCGTTCGCGCAGCCTTGCCATTGGCTCCTACCGCCTACCTGGCCAAGCCCTTCAATGCCGAGGACCTGCTGCAGCGCCTGCGTAACCTGTTGCTGGAACCGGGCGAGGAGCTAGCCTGCCCGGTTCCGTCCGTCCCGAACATGCAGAGCCTGGAGGAGTACCTGGGCAAAGCGCGTGAAACCTCGTCCGGGGCGCCGTTGTTGAAGGTGGTGCATGAGGCGTTGGATCACGCCATGCAGTCTCACAAGCGCGACCTGGCCGAACTGCAGCCCCTGTTTCTCCAGGACCCGCAGCTTACCGGTCAGTTGATTGCCGCCGCGAACAGTGCTGGCCAGCACCTGGGCAACAGTTGCCAGACCCTGGATCAGGCCGTTGCCCGGCTGGGGTCGCAGCACAGCCTCAACCTGGCGCAGGGGCTGGCGCTGCAACGCAGTGTCGACCTGACGGACCCACTGCTGCTACCCCACGGCGAACGCATCTGGCAGCAATGCCAGCGCACCGCCGAGCTGGCACGCTGGCTGGCTCAATGCCTGGAGGGGGATGGCGAGCGTTGCTACACCGCTGGCCTGTTGCACCTGCTCGGCGATCTGGCGGTATTGCGCAGCATCCAGAGCTGGCGCGACCTGGGAGGCGAGGAGCTGACGGCCGAGCAGGTCGAAGAGGCACTGCGTACGCATGGCGCTCCATACGGCTCGGCCCTGCGCACGCGCTGGCGCCTGCCCCTGGAACTGCGCCAGCTGATCGCGGCCGCGTACCAATTGGGCGGAGGTGTCTACTCCAAGGATGCGCTCATCCTGCACATCGCCAAGCTGGCCGCCGAGCTTCCGGAAGGCGAGGACGCGGCCCAACTGGCCAAACACAAGGCTGCGCGAATGCTCGGCCTCGACGCCACATTGCTGGCGTCGCTGCCGAAGCTCGGGATGTCGACTCAGGCCAGTGCTTCCTCGACGAAATCCAGCCGATCCTGA
- a CDS encoding HDOD domain-containing protein, translated as MPVLAQAPEVLIAEADPWTSELLAQLVLDICGTAKVLQVADGLEALARCKRRLPELVIADGELGGIDGVELLRQLRRHPRTPALPFVLISARVDAASVRAVRPLAPTAYLGKPFNAAKLRKRLSTLLPASDSVVGGQAPALLLNNLKEYLDSVREEGQGAPLLDDVREAVSQCLHADQVDLRDLDEIFSRDPQITARLIAAANSAAQHFGMPCQTLGQAMQRLGVTRVLNLVLGMALERNARLHDPRLAELAELAWQAAQRSAELGYWLASELELDAELCYTAGLLHNLGELALLRSLQDWQDSGGSLSNDELQDVMQRRAAGFGSALRIRWRLPFGLRELVAAFHGLGAGVFSREALVLNLCAALLCLSHGAAPTSLMEQRAARLLRLDPALLERLPARLLP; from the coding sequence ATGCCCGTCCTAGCCCAGGCTCCGGAAGTCCTGATTGCCGAGGCCGATCCGTGGACGTCGGAGCTACTCGCCCAGCTCGTGTTGGACATATGCGGCACCGCCAAAGTGTTGCAGGTGGCCGATGGCCTCGAAGCCCTGGCACGCTGCAAGCGGCGCTTGCCGGAGCTGGTAATTGCCGATGGAGAGTTGGGCGGCATCGATGGAGTCGAACTGCTGCGCCAACTGCGTCGCCACCCCCGCACCCCCGCGTTACCTTTTGTGTTGATCAGCGCCCGCGTGGATGCAGCCAGCGTGCGTGCCGTGCGGCCCTTGGCGCCGACGGCCTACCTGGGTAAGCCGTTCAATGCGGCCAAGCTGCGCAAGCGCCTCAGCACACTGCTGCCGGCCAGCGACTCCGTTGTCGGCGGCCAGGCGCCCGCGCTGTTGCTCAACAACCTCAAGGAGTACCTCGACAGTGTGCGCGAGGAGGGGCAGGGGGCACCGCTGCTGGATGATGTTCGCGAGGCGGTCAGCCAATGCCTGCACGCCGATCAGGTCGACCTGCGCGACCTCGATGAAATCTTCTCCCGCGACCCGCAGATCACCGCACGGCTGATCGCCGCCGCCAACAGCGCTGCCCAGCACTTCGGCATGCCCTGCCAGACGCTGGGTCAGGCCATGCAGCGACTCGGCGTCACCCGCGTCCTCAATCTTGTGCTCGGCATGGCCCTGGAGCGCAACGCGCGGCTGCACGACCCGCGCCTGGCGGAGCTGGCCGAACTGGCCTGGCAGGCCGCCCAGCGCAGTGCCGAGCTGGGCTACTGGCTGGCCAGCGAACTGGAGCTGGATGCCGAGCTCTGCTACACCGCCGGACTGTTGCACAACTTGGGTGAACTGGCCCTGCTGCGCAGTCTGCAGGATTGGCAGGATTCCGGGGGCAGCCTGAGCAACGATGAACTGCAGGATGTGATGCAGCGGAGGGCGGCGGGCTTCGGCTCGGCCCTGCGCATCCGTTGGCGCTTGCCGTTCGGTCTGCGCGAACTGGTGGCGGCTTTCCACGGTCTGGGCGCTGGCGTGTTCTCCCGCGAAGCGCTGGTACTCAACCTCTGTGCGGCCCTGCTGTGCCTGTCGCACGGTGCAGCCCCGACAAGCCTGATGGAACAACGAGCAGCACGATTGCTGCGGCTCGATCCCGCACTACTGGAACGTCTTCCGGCGCGCTTGCTGCCCTGA
- the gabT gene encoding 4-aminobutyrate--2-oxoglutarate transaminase: MSKNESLLKRRAAAVARGVSQIHPIVAERAENATVWDVDGREYIDFAGGIAVLNTGHLHPKVIEAVQEQLTKLTHTCFQVLAYEPYIELCEEIAKRVPGDFAKKTLLVTSGSEAVENAVKIARAATGRAGVIAFTGAYHGRTMMTLSLTGKVVPYSAGMGLMPGGVFRALAPCELHGISEDESIASIERIFKNDAQPQDIAAIIIEPVQGEGGFYVNSKAFMQRLRALCDQHGILLIADEVQTGAGRTGTFFATEQLGVVPDLTTFAKSVGGGFPISGVVGKAEVMDSIAPGGLGGTYAGSPIACAAALAVLKVFDEEKLLERSQAVGERLKAGLREIAAKHKVIGDVRGLGSMVAIELFEGGDESKPAAELVGKIVAKAREKGLILLSCGTYYNVIRFLMPVTIPDAQLDKGIAIVAECFDELA, translated from the coding sequence ATGAGCAAGAACGAATCCCTGCTGAAACGCCGTGCCGCCGCTGTTGCCCGCGGTGTCAGCCAGATCCACCCGATCGTCGCCGAGCGCGCCGAGAACGCCACCGTCTGGGACGTCGACGGCCGCGAGTACATCGACTTCGCCGGCGGTATCGCCGTACTGAACACCGGCCACCTGCACCCGAAAGTGATCGAGGCCGTTCAGGAGCAGCTGACCAAGCTGACCCACACCTGCTTCCAGGTGCTGGCCTACGAGCCCTACATCGAGCTTTGCGAAGAGATCGCCAAGCGCGTGCCGGGCGACTTCGCCAAGAAGACCCTGCTGGTGACCTCCGGCTCCGAAGCCGTTGAGAACGCCGTGAAGATCGCTCGCGCCGCCACCGGCCGCGCTGGCGTGATCGCCTTCACCGGCGCCTACCACGGCCGCACCATGATGACCCTGTCCCTGACCGGCAAGGTGGTTCCGTACTCCGCTGGTATGGGCCTGATGCCGGGCGGCGTGTTCCGTGCCCTGGCTCCGTGCGAACTGCACGGCATCAGCGAAGACGAGTCCATCGCCAGCATCGAGCGCATCTTCAAGAACGATGCCCAGCCGCAAGACATCGCTGCCATCATCATCGAGCCGGTTCAGGGCGAAGGTGGTTTCTACGTCAACTCCAAGGCCTTCATGCAGCGCCTGCGCGCCCTGTGCGACCAGCACGGCATCCTGCTGATCGCCGACGAAGTACAGACTGGCGCTGGCCGTACCGGCACCTTCTTCGCCACCGAGCAACTGGGCGTCGTGCCTGACCTGACCACCTTCGCCAAGTCCGTTGGCGGTGGCTTCCCGATCTCCGGCGTAGTCGGCAAGGCCGAAGTCATGGACAGCATCGCTCCCGGCGGCCTGGGCGGCACCTACGCCGGTAGCCCGATCGCTTGTGCCGCGGCCCTGGCCGTGCTGAAAGTGTTCGACGAAGAGAAACTGCTGGAGCGCAGCCAGGCTGTAGGCGAGCGCCTGAAGGCCGGCCTGCGTGAAATCGCAGCCAAGCACAAGGTCATCGGCGACGTCCGTGGCCTGGGTTCGATGGTTGCCATCGAGCTGTTCGAAGGCGGCGACGAAAGCAAGCCGGCCGCCGAACTGGTTGGCAAGATCGTGGCCAAGGCTCGTGAAAAAGGCCTGATCCTGCTGTCCTGCGGTACCTACTACAACGTCATCCGCTTCCTGATGCCGGTCACCATTCCCGACGCACAACTGGACAAGGGCATCGCCATTGTCGCCGAGTGCTTCGACGAACTGGCCTGA
- the gabD gene encoding NADP-dependent succinate-semialdehyde dehydrogenase, which yields MQLKDAKLFRQQAYIDGTWLDADSGQTIKVNNPATGEIIGTVPKMGTAETRRAIEAAERALPAWRALTAKERANKLRRWFELLMENQDDLGRLMTIEQGKPLAEAKGEIAYAASFIEWFAEEAKRVYGDVIPGHQPDKRLIVIKQPIGVTAAITPWNFPAAMITRKAGPALAAGCTMVIKPASQTPYSALALVELAERAGIPKGVLSVVTGSAGEVGGELTSNPVVRKLSFTGSTEIGRQLMAECAKDIKKVSLELGGNAPFIVFDDADLDAAVEGALISKYRNNGQTCVCANRLYVQDGIYEAFAEKLKAAVAKLKIGNGLEDGTTTGPLIDEKAVAKVQEHIADAVSKGAKVVAGGKPHALGGTFFEPTILVDVPKNAAVAKEETFGPLAPLFRFKDEADVIAMANDTEFGLASYFYARDLGRVFRVAEALEYGMVGINTGLISNEVAPFGGVKASGLGREGSKYGIEDYLEIKYLCLGGI from the coding sequence ATGCAATTGAAAGACGCCAAGCTGTTCCGCCAGCAAGCCTATATCGACGGCACCTGGCTGGACGCCGACAGCGGCCAGACCATCAAGGTCAACAACCCGGCCACTGGCGAAATCATCGGCACCGTGCCGAAGATGGGCACCGCCGAGACCCGCCGCGCCATCGAGGCTGCCGAGCGTGCTCTGCCGGCCTGGCGTGCGCTGACCGCCAAGGAACGCGCCAACAAACTGCGTCGCTGGTTCGAGCTGCTGATGGAAAACCAGGACGACCTGGGCCGTCTGATGACCATCGAACAGGGCAAGCCGCTGGCCGAGGCCAAGGGCGAGATCGCCTACGCCGCTTCCTTCATCGAGTGGTTCGCCGAAGAAGCCAAGCGCGTCTACGGTGACGTGATCCCCGGCCACCAGCCCGACAAGCGCCTGATCGTGATCAAGCAGCCGATCGGTGTGACCGCTGCCATCACCCCGTGGAACTTCCCTGCCGCGATGATCACCCGCAAGGCCGGCCCGGCTCTGGCCGCCGGCTGCACCATGGTGATCAAGCCCGCTTCCCAGACTCCTTACTCCGCCCTGGCCCTGGTCGAACTGGCCGAACGTGCCGGCATCCCGAAAGGCGTGCTGAGCGTGGTCACCGGCAGTGCCGGCGAAGTCGGTGGCGAGCTGACCAGCAACCCGGTCGTGCGCAAGCTGTCCTTCACCGGCTCCACCGAGATCGGCCGTCAGCTGATGGCCGAGTGCGCCAAGGACATCAAGAAGGTCTCCCTGGAACTGGGCGGTAACGCTCCGTTCATCGTCTTCGATGACGCCGACCTGGACGCCGCCGTTGAAGGCGCGCTGATCTCCAAGTACCGCAACAACGGCCAGACCTGCGTCTGCGCCAACCGCCTGTACGTGCAGGACGGCATCTATGAAGCCTTCGCCGAGAAGCTGAAGGCTGCTGTGGCCAAGCTGAAGATCGGCAACGGTCTGGAAGACGGCACCACCACCGGCCCGCTGATCGACGAGAAAGCCGTGGCCAAGGTCCAGGAGCACATCGCCGACGCCGTTTCCAAGGGCGCCAAAGTGGTTGCCGGTGGCAAACCGCACGCCCTGGGTGGCACCTTCTTCGAGCCGACCATCCTGGTCGACGTACCGAAGAACGCTGCCGTGGCCAAGGAAGAGACCTTCGGTCCGCTGGCTCCACTGTTCCGCTTCAAGGACGAAGCCGACGTCATCGCCATGGCGAACGACACCGAATTCGGCCTGGCTTCCTACTTCTACGCCCGTGACCTGGGCCGCGTATTCCGCGTGGCCGAGGCCCTGGAGTACGGCATGGTTGGCATCAACACCGGCCTGATCTCCAACGAAGTGGCGCCCTTCGGCGGCGTGAAGGCTTCTGGCCTGGGCCGCGAAGGTTCCAAATACGGCATCGAGGATTACCTGGAGATCAAGTATCTCTGCCTCGGCGGTATCTGA
- a CDS encoding asparaginase has product MSPSRKLLVLYTGGTIGMQMTDAGLAPASGFEARLRAEQATQPQRPTPPWMFRELLPLLDSANMTQANWLTMRDAIVEGVERDSCDAVLVLHGTDTLAYSAAALSFLLLGLPVPVVLTGSMQPAGVDGGDAWPNLFGALALLAAGVAPGVHLYFNGLLLNGTRASKQKSDAFDAFIEARRLRNGQRASTFPAELDYHMQRQPVSLAVQPLFPGLAATQLRAVLDSGVQGLLLECYGSGTGPSDNADILSALKDAHARGVVLAAISQCPEGAVKFGVYAAGSQLASSGLVSCDGMTREAALGKLFSLLGAGLAQAEVERWLALDLCGESAD; this is encoded by the coding sequence ATGTCCCCCTCCCGCAAACTCCTGGTGCTCTATACCGGTGGCACCATCGGCATGCAGATGACCGATGCCGGCCTCGCACCGGCCTCGGGATTCGAGGCCCGGCTACGCGCCGAGCAGGCCACCCAGCCGCAGCGTCCGACGCCACCATGGATGTTCCGCGAACTGCTGCCGCTGCTGGACAGCGCCAACATGACCCAGGCCAACTGGTTGACTATGCGCGATGCCATCGTCGAAGGAGTGGAGCGGGACAGTTGCGATGCGGTACTGGTGTTGCATGGCACCGACACCCTGGCCTACAGCGCCGCTGCACTGTCCTTTCTGCTTCTCGGCCTACCGGTGCCGGTAGTGCTTACCGGCTCGATGCAGCCTGCCGGCGTCGATGGCGGCGATGCCTGGCCAAACCTGTTTGGCGCCCTGGCGCTGCTGGCCGCAGGCGTTGCTCCCGGCGTGCACCTTTATTTCAACGGTCTGCTGCTCAATGGCACTCGCGCCAGCAAGCAGAAGAGCGATGCCTTTGACGCCTTCATCGAAGCCCGGCGCTTGCGCAATGGCCAGCGCGCCTCGACATTCCCGGCCGAGCTGGACTACCACATGCAGCGCCAGCCGGTCAGCCTCGCCGTGCAGCCGCTGTTCCCCGGTCTCGCCGCAACGCAGCTGCGCGCGGTGCTGGATAGCGGCGTCCAGGGGCTCCTGCTGGAGTGCTATGGCAGCGGCACCGGCCCTTCGGACAACGCCGACATCCTCAGCGCCCTCAAGGACGCCCACGCACGCGGCGTAGTCCTGGCGGCTATCAGCCAATGCCCTGAAGGCGCAGTGAAGTTCGGCGTCTATGCTGCCGGCAGCCAGCTGGCCAGCAGCGGCCTGGTCTCCTGCGATGGCATGACCCGCGAGGCAGCCCTGGGCAAACTATTCAGTCTGCTTGGTGCTGGCCTGGCTCAGGCAGAAGTGGAGCGCTGGCTTGCGCTCGATCTCTGCGGGGAATCAGCTGACTGA